The genomic window GAGGTGATCAGTCGCGGAGAACTGGAAAACCGACGACTCCACAGCATCACCTTCTGTTCCCGCTCACTGAGCAACATGGTATACCGCTTCGAGCCCGGCGCCATGCTGGTGACTTCCGGTGACCGCACAGATGTCATCGTTGCGGCATGCCTGGCGGCCATGAACGGCGTCAAGATCGGCTGCCTGCTCCTCACCGGTGGCTACTACCCAGAGCCGATGGTACGCAAGCTGTGTACCCCGGCACTGGAAACCGGTTTGCCGGTGATCCTGGTCCAGGACAACACCTGGCAGACCGCCATGCGCCTGCAGAACTTCAATACCCGCACGCCGACAGATGACCGGGATCGCATCGACCGGGTACAGGATTTTATCGCCGGACATCTGGACCACCACTGGGTCCAGTCCCTGAGTGTTGAATCGGCGAGACCCAAGCGTCTTTCCCCACCGGCGTTCAGATATCACCTCACGGAGCTCGCGCGACAGGCCAACAAACGTATCGTACTGCCTGAGGGGGATGAGCCACGCACGATCCGCGCAGCCCTGATCTGTTCCGAGCGGGGCATTGCCCAGCCCGTATTACTTGGGGACCCCACAGACATCCACCGGGTCGCCGAACAACAGGGTATCCACCTGGGAGACAAGATCCAGATCAGAGACCCCGAAGAGATACGTGAACGTTATGTAGAACCCATGGTGAAGCTTCGCAAGAAGAAGGGCCTGACTGAAGTGGTAGCCAGGGAGCAGCTCCAGGACAACGTGGTTCTGGGCACAATGATGTTGGCGGAAGGTGAAGTGGACGGGCTCGTTTCCGGTGCGGTGCATACGACCGCCAACACCATCCGCCCTGCCCTGCAACTCATTAAGACCGCTCCGGATACCCGTCTGGTTTCGTCGGTATTTTTTATGCTGCTCCCAGAGCAGGTGCTGGTCTACGGTGACTGTGCCATCAACCCGGACCCCGATGCGGAGGAGCTTGCGGCCATCGCCATCCAGTCCGCGGACTCGGCGCAGGCATTCGGTATTGAGCCGCGCGTGGCGATGATCAGCTACTCCACCGGGAGCTCTGGTACCGGCACCGATGTCGAAAAGGTTCGGCAAGCGACTCGTATCGCCAAAGAGCTCAGGCCGGACCTGGTGATCGACGGTCCGCTCCAGTACGATGCTGCAATCATGGAAAACGTAGCGGAGAAAAAGGCACCCGACAGTCCGGTTGCGGGCCGCGCGACCGTGTTTATCTTCCCCGATCTCAATACTGGCAATACCACCTACAAGGCCGTTCAGCGGAGTGCGGAGCTGGTGAGTATCGGGCCCATGCTGCAGGGGTTGCGCAAGCCTGTTAACGACTTGTCCCGTGGGGCCCTGGTCGATGACATCGTGTATACCATAGCGTTGACCGCAATCCAGGCCGGACTCTGACAGCCCAACACCGCACAGCAAGGGGACGGAGATCTTCCTGCAATTTGTTAGGTCGGAGTCCCTGTATATACTCCCGCAACCTGACATGAAAAAGGACGTTCAAGGGGGATCAGGGAGTGATGCTGGAAGCCGCTACGCTCGACGTTAAGCCTTCAGAGGAAGAGGCTTTCGAAAATGCCTTTACGCAGGCGCAACAGATCATCAGCGGGATGGTTGGTTATATTTCCCATGAGCTGCATCGGTGCCTCGAGAAACCAAGCCGGTATCTCTTGTTGGTGCGCTGGGAAAGACTGGAAGATCACACCATGGGTTTCAGGGAATCACCTGAATATCAGCGCTGGAGAGAGCTCCTGCACCACTTTTACGAGCCATTCCCGACAGTGGAGCATTACTCCGGCATTTTTCCCTGATTGCCCCGCAGTGGACGCCGCAGATCAACATAGTTCTTCAGCGCAGCCGCCACCGCGTAACCTTCCAGCCTGTGCTCGTAGGTGTCGGTCCCCTCGAAGCCCATGCGCTCCAGGCAACGATGGATATAGGCCGCATTTTCGGACCGGTCTCGATGGGCGGCGCGCCCGCTGATGATCAGGGGCAACATCTTCCACCACTTGCGGCTCTGCACTTTCAGTTGTTTCAAGGCGACTGCCAGCAGGGCTTCCTCGTCGGTGAAGTCGGTTCCGAGCGGATAATGCGGCAACAGTGCGAGCCGCTGCGGATCATTAAATGCGGCGCGGATGCGCTCCGGCGTGTTGGCAGTAAATTCCAGCGGAATATCGTAGTCTTTCTCTATCTTCCCAGCAGACTTGGCTTTCTCCAGTAATGCGCCCTGGAAACGCGAGTCACAGATACCCAGCATTGCCACCATTACGTCCCGGTCCTTCTTGCCACGAAGGTCAGCTACGCCATACTCAGTAACAACGATGTCGCGAAGGTGACGGGGGATGGTAGTGTGGGGGAATTCCCAGACGATATTACTCTTGGTTTCGCCGTTGCTGAACCGCGTACTGGGCACTGCGATAATAGAGCGACCATCATCCAGCTCATGGGCCTGAGCGACAAAGTTGTACTGCCCTCCGACCCCACTCACCACCTGGCCATTGGCCAGACCGTCGGATATCACGGAACCGTTGAGAGTAACCATCATGGCCGAATTCACGAAGCGGGCCTCCCGGCGCTGCGCCACCTTGAGCGCCCGATGCTCCAGCAGGTCGTTGATGTAATCGATGGCGGTCATGTTGATACCTGCCAGTTCTTCGGCCGGCATCTCCCTCAGCTCCCGGTACATCGAAGCGGGGCCAAGATAAAAGCCCCCGTGTAACCAGGTTCCCCCTTTGAGCTTCTGGTTTGCGCAGCTACCGAGCAAGCGCCGGCGTCCGCTCTCACTGTGCAGGTCGCACTCCTCCTCCTCTCCATCCGGGCTCAGCAAGCGATGTCCTCTCCAGCTGTAGCTGGGATCGATAACGCCAAGCCGCTGTAGAAATTCGGTGTCCTCTGGAGTCAGTGGACTGCTGATCCGGCCAGATCGTTGCAAAGCAAGGAGAATGTCCTCTGTCGCACTTGGAGTGATCACCCCATCGTCCAGAAGCCGTTGTAACACGGCGTCCGGATAGACTTCCCTTTTCAGGATGTCCATACGCCGAAGGTGTAAAAAGCCCGGCGGTACCATCTCGCTCGCACCGTATAGGCCCTGCTCGAACCGTTCCACTTGCAGAGGCAGACGATGTCGAAACTGCAGCGAATCGTCGCAGGTCAGATCCCTGAGTGTCTCCGTATAGGTAGCGTTGTAGACCTGCCGAAGTCCGAGCACATGACAGATGGCGTCCCCAAGAGCACCAATCCCCACCTGCAGGGTGCCGCCATCTTTGATCAGGCTTGAGATATGGAATGCGAGCGCGTATTCCGTAAAGCCCACCGGAGGCGAAGGAGCTGCAAATAACGGGGCATCGAATGGTTCCCCCTCCAACAGGAAGTCAAACGCCTCGCACTCCAATTCCGAGTCACCCGGCATATAGGGCAGCTGAGGGTTGCACTCGCCGACGAAAACAAGACGGTGATCACCACGCTGCTGAGCCATGCGCAACAGGGGTAATGTGAGATCTGGGTTGCTACTGAGGCTATAGCGATCTCCATTGGGGTCGGGCGACACCATTTGTGCAATCACATTGACACCGCGGTCCATCAGATCCCGCGGTACATGGGTATAGTTGGAACTGACATAGTCCTGCTGTACCGCCGGATTGTTCAGGTAAGCGCCGGTCAGCAGGAAGAATTCACAGATTTCGATATTATCCGGCAGCATCCGCTTATGCCTGGCCGGTGTGTAGGCGAGATCGATATATTCGCTGTAAAGCCGATCCAGCAATGGCTGGATAAATCGCCGCTCGATCTCGCTATTTCCCTTGGGGCGCTCCAGGGTGAGGGCGGTGAAAATGGTAAGGGAAATAGAGGGGTCCTCCGCTGCCCGGGCGTAGAGGGCATTGGCAAAATGGTTGGCCTTTCCAATCCCCAGAGGTAGGCCCAGGACAATCTTTTTGCCGATGGCCTCGATGACTGCATCTACACAGGCCTCAGCGCAGTCGAAGCGCTGAGGCTGCTGCGGATCCCTGCCCTTCTCCATGGATGAAACCTCGCGCGGATTACCGCCCCTCGCTACTTGCTCAGATCATCGAAGTGATCTACCTGAATGGCCATATAGACGGCATCAGCGACCTCGCGCAGCTTATCCGCTTCCTCATCAGTGATCAGGTTTTTCTCTCGCGCTTCTTTGATGGTGTCCTGGTTGAGCATGCGGATACCTGCCTTCTTGAGCTTATCCCTGGCCTCTTCGTTGGCACAGACCAACTGGAAAGCCTGCTCAACGATATCGACACCATCACCCGGATTGCCCAGGAAAACCCCCTTGGTGAGGCGGTCGCGGGTCTCGGAGGGAGCCATCAGCAGCTCCGCACACACCTGGGCCTGGCGGTCCGATGCCGAATGGATGCTGTGCCCCCAGGGCATGGTGAGAAAGTGCATCAGGTGGCCGAGGAAACGGTGCGGGAAGTTCTGATAGACCTCGAGCAGGCTCTGCTCGATCTTGTGAAGCCCGGCGCGCATGGCAAATTCCAGCAGGGGCCGGTCTTCCTTCGGTGAACCATCGTCCTTGAAGCGCTTCAGTGTACAACTCAACAGGTAAAGCTGGCTCAGGACATCACCCAGTCGCGCAGAAATCAATTCCTTGCGTTTCAGCTCGCCACCCAGGGACATAAGCGAAATCTCTGTCGCCAGGGTCAGAATAGCGGAGTAGCGATTTAACTGGCGATAGTATTTGGCCGCATACCCTACCCCTTTCGGGCTGCTGGCGAAAATACCGACAGTCCAGCCATGAAAAATACCGCGGAGAAGGGTCTTGATCTGGAACCACATATGCTTGGGCAGCAACTTGTCCAGCTCAGCCACGCCTGCCTCGGTATCCGGGTTTTCGGCCGCCATCATTTCATCCAGCAGATAGGGATGACAACGGATCGCGCCCTGCCCGAAGATCATCAAGCTACGAGTGAGGATGTTGGCACCCTCCACCGTGATCGCAACAGGCACAGCACGGTAAACGTTGCCCAGGTAGTTCAGGGGGCCATCCATGATCGCTTTACCAGCATGGATATCCATGGCGTCGTTGATGGCGTCACGGAGGCCGTAGGTCGCGTGGGCTTTCATGATGGCGGAGACCACTGCCGGCTTGTGTCCATGATCCAGGGCGCAGGTCGTGGTTTTATGCGCACTGTCGAGTACATAGGCAATACTCGCGATTTCGGCCAATCGCCGCTGGACACCTTCGAATTTGCCGATAGGAATGCTGAATTGCTCCCTCACCCTGGCATAGGCACCGGTCATGCGGGCAGCCATCTTGGCGCCACCGGTGGAGAGGGATGGCAGGGAAATGCCCCGCCCCGCAGCGAGGGCGCTCATCAGCATGTGCCAGCCGCGGCCCACGTTTTCCTGGCCGCCGATAATCCAGTCCATGGGGATAAAGACGTCTTCCCCCCAGTTGGGACCGTTCTGGAACGCCTGCATGGCTGGAAGGTGGCGCTGGCCAATGGTGACACCTTCGGTGTCCGTGGGGACGAGGGCTACGGTAAATCCCAGCTCCTCTTTGTCCCCCACGAGATGATCCGGATCGTAGAGCTTGAAGGCGAGTCCAAGGATGGTCGCGACGGGACCCAGGGTGATGTAGCGCTTGTGCCAGTTCACCCGCATGCCGAGGGTCTTCTCCCCCTTATAGTCGCCATAACAGACGACTCCGGTATCGGTCATGGAAGCTGCATCAGAACCGGCCTCGACACCAGTCAGGCCAAAACAGGGGATCTCACGGCCATCTGCGAGTCTCGGCAGGTAATAGGACTTCTGTTCGTCAGTGCCGTGGGCCATTAACAGCTCGCCCGGGCCCAGCGAGTTGGGCACCATCACGGTTACGCCGACACTGGTGCTGCGCGTGGAAATCTTGGTAACGATGTCGGCATGTGCGGTCGGAGAGAACCCCAGTCCGCCATACTCTTTGGGAATGATGATGCCGAAAAAGCGCTCCTTTTTGAGGAAGTCCCACACTTGCTCGGGAATACAGCGCTCTTCGAAGCTGATCTTCCAGTCATCGATCATCTGGCACAGTTTCTCGACCGGGCCGTCGATAAAGGCCTGCTCCTCCTCTGTCAGCTCTGGTGGCCCCATGTTGAGGAGCTGATCCCAGTCGGGCTTACCGGACAGTAATTGCGCATCCCACCAGACTTCACCAGCCTCCATGGCCTCCCTCTCGGTCTGGGAGATCGGCGGCAAAACCTTCTTGATCAATTTTAACAGGGGACGGGTCAACCACTTCTTACGCAGGTCGCTCATGTCAATAATTCCAGGTGTTGCGTGAATTTGATCCGGTGCAGGAATGGCTACGAACTGAACACAACTTCAGCTCACATGATAGGCGACCTCGATGGACAATGGTCGTCGTCCCGGTCACAGTCAGACCGGATTGGCGCCTAATTCCTCTCACGGGAAGAGCTTCCCGGGTATCAGACCTTGCAGGCGATTGGAGCGACGTGAATGCCCCTACTCATGTGACGGGAAGTCAGAGTAGATTCGAGATCGAAATGGAGTCGGGGTTAGAGAAGCGGCTTGCCCGAGACGATGACTCCATTGTTGTCGGCGTAAATATAGTTGCCCGGGGTAAAAGTCACACCACCGAAACGCACGGCAATGTCCCTCTCCCCAATTCCTTTTTTTTCCGTCTTCATTGGGTGAGATCCCAGCGCCTGAACCCCGATTGGCAACTGTCCAATCTCGTCGACATCCCGGATGCAACCGTACATGACGATTCCTTCCCAGCCGTTCGCACAGGCCTTCTCGGCGAGCATGTCACCGAGACAGGCGCGCCTCATCGAACCACCGGCATCCACGACCAGCACTCTGCCGTTACCTGGTTCTGCAACCGCATTTCTGACGAGCGAGTTATCCTCAAAACATTTGATGGTGGTGATTTGCCCTCCAAAGCGCTCACGGCCGCCGAAGTTAACCATCATGGGCTCGAGCACTTCTACTTGTTCGGGGTGGGCATCACAGAGATCCGGGGTGCTGATCATCGCTACTCCTTGCTTGTTCATTGCGGATGGGAAGGCGATTCATGCCTAGCGGTTAATGACCCGCTTTCGACGCATCATAAGCTCACCAAGTCTAAAGGTTGCCCGGGCTTGAGCAAAAAAATATCGGGCATTCATCACAATGATGATGCCCGAGCAGATCACTGCGTATGTCTGATGAATAAAGTCTTACCAAGTCACTTTTACCGGAGTGCCAACACGAGCATAGCGATAGAATTTCTGTGCCATGTGTGGGGGCATACGCACGCAACCATGTGATGCGGGATAATTCGGCACATGACCGGACGCATGCAGGCCTACCCCGCCATTGAAACGAATGTAGTAATTCATCTTGGCACCTCGGTAGTAGGTACCGGGAGGACGGCGGTCCTTACGGGTATTGACGTCTGCTTTGACGACCCGTCCAGTCCGTCTATCAACATAACTACCGTAAATGGTGGAGCGATGATTGGGGTGCTTCGAAAGTACCCGGAAGTGGCCCGGGCTCGTTTGATAGCCTGTCTTACCGGAAGAGACTTTTGAAACTCCAACAAGGCGCCCGCCTTTGTAGAAGTAAGCCCGCTGTTCGCTCAGGTCGATGTGAATCTGGGATGAGCCGGAGGAGTTGGCGGCAGCGTGCTCGTCGAACCAGTTGATGCCCCGTGTATTGGCAGCAGCATTCGGTGCCGCGAGCGCCACGAGAAGACAGAATGCCAAACCGGCCAGATAGAGTTGCTGGAAATTTAATCTGGATACTTGCATGGCTCACCTCGCACGACTCAATGAAGGTCACCCGCTATAGCTTCGAAGTCGGCGCCGCCATAAATGGCTGGTGAGCGCCGCGCTTCTGGATGCCTCGGGGCTCAGTGTCCACTGCAGCAGGATTTTCTAAATGAAGGATGTGCAGTAGAACTATTTCGATTCTATTGCCATAAATAAATGTGCTTAGATTGAATTGTTCTTTTCTGGGACCGGGTTAAACAGGACGAAGATTTCGATAAGGTAAGAGTGAGTCAGGGACAACTCGAAGGCTGGAAAAGCAATGCAGAATAACGTAAAAAAATGAAACTTTTTACTTACGCAAAAATTACCCAATAAAAAAGCGACCCCGAGGGGTCGCTTTTTTGAATGTCAGACTTCCTCGTTGGCGAGGAACAGCCAGGTATCGACAGCGGTATCCGGATTGAGAGAGACGCTATCGATCCCCTCATCCATCAACCAGCGGGCGAAGTCCTTGTGGTCTGATGGGCCCTGACCGCAGATGCCCACGTACTTGCCAGCCTTGCGGCAGGCCTGAATAGCCCGCGATAGAAGCACCTTCACGGCAGGATTGCGCTCGTCAAACAGGTCGGCAACCAGACCGGAGTCGCGATCGAGGCCTAGCGTCAGCTGAGTCAGGTCATTTGACCCGATCGAAAAGCCATCGAAATGCTGGAGAAACTCCTCGGCCAGCAGTGCATTCGAGGGCAATTCGCACATCATGATGACTTTGAGTCCGGCCTCACCACGCCTGAGACCATTCTCTGCCAGCAGGTCGATGACCTCTGCGGCTTCTTCCGGGGTGCGGACGAAGGGCACCATGATCTCAACGTTGGTCAGTCCCATTTCATCCCGAACTTTCTTCAATGCCTTGCACTCCAGCGCGAAGCACTGGCGGAAGTCTTTGGAACGGTAACGGGCAGCACCGCGGAAACCGAGCATCGGGTTCTCTTCGCTGGGTTCGTACAACTGGCCGCCCAGCAGGTGAGCGTACTCATTGGACTTGAAGTCGGAAAGCCGAACAATTACGCGGTTGGGCGCGAATGCCGCGGCCAGTGTCGCAATGCCCTCCACCAGCTTCTCGACAATGAAATCGTCAGCGGAAGCGTAACCACCGATACGCTTGCGGATGCTCTTCTGCAGGTCGTCGGGCAGGCTATCCAGCTCCAGCAACGCTTTCGGATGGATGCCGATCATGCGGTTCAGAATAAACTCCAGCCGAGCCAGGCCGACACCCTGATTGGGCAAGTGGCTGAAAGCAAAGGCGCGATCCGGATTGCCGACATTGAGCATGATCTTGAACGGCAGCTCTGGCATATCGCTGACTTCGGTCTCCTCGCGCTCGAAGTTCAGTTCGCCCGCCATGACAAAGCCCGTATCGCCCTCTGCACAGGAGACTGTCACGGGGGTACCGCTCTCAAGCTTGTCCGTGGCATCACCACAGCCCACCACGGCGGGAATGCCCAGTTCGCGGGCAATGATGGCCGCGTGGCAGGTCCGGCCGCCACGGTTGGTGACAATGGCGCTGGCTTTTTTCAGTACCGGCTCCCAGTCCGGGTCGGTCATGTCGGTGACCAGTACCTCTCCGTCCTGCATCGCCGCCATATCTTCTACGGAATCCAGCACGCGGACCTTGCCGGCGCCGATCCGCTGGCCGATGGCACGCCCTTCACACAGCACTTCCCCACGCTCGCGAAGGTGAAAGCGCTCCAGGCTGGTACCCTGGTCGCGCGAGCGCACGGTCTCGGGGCGGGCCTGGACGATAAACAGCTCGCCGCTGTCACCGTCTTTTGCCCACTCGATGTCCATGGGGCGTCCGTAATGCGCTTCGATCTTGCAGGCCTGGTCGGCCAGGCTGGTGAGCTCGGCATCGGTGAGAGAGAAACGCTGACGATCTTCCTCGGGCACCGGCACGGTTTTGACAGAACGGCCGCAATCGCCGCTGCTGTCGTAGACCATTTTGATCGCCTTGCTACCGCGGTTGCGACGCAGAATAGCGGGTCGGCCCGCCTTCAGTGCCGGCTTGTACAGGTAAAATTCGTCTGGATTCACCGCACCCTGCACGACAGTTTCACCGAGGCCGTAAGACGATGTGATGAAGACTACGTCGCGGAAGCCACTTTCGGTGTCCAGGGTGAACATCACACCGGCCGCACCTGTCTCACTGCGTACCATGTGTTGGATGCCGGCAGAGAGAGCCACGCCGGCATGTGCATAACCGGTATGAACGCGGTAGGCAATGGCGCGATCATTGTAGAGGGAAGCGAAGACCTCCTTTACCGCCTTGAGGACAGACTCGATTCCACGAATGTTCAGGAAGGTTTCCTGCTGACCGGCGAATGAGGCATCCGGCAGGTCCTCGGCGGTGGCGGAGGAGCGCACGGCCACCGCGGTCTGACCGCCACCCAGGGCCTCGTAGCCAGTACGGATCTCATCTTCCAGGGTGTCGGGGAACGGCGTGTCGAGAATCCACTGCCGGATCTCCTGCCCGGCGGCGGCCAATGCGGTAACATCCTCTACATCGAGTGTCTGCAGGCGGTCCGCAATCCGCTGCTCCAGGCCCTCATGGGTGAGGAAGGCGCGAAACGCCTCCGCGGTAGTGGCGAAGCCACCCGGAACATGGACGCCGGCACCGGCCAGTGACGAAATCATCTCGCCCAGTGATGCGTTCTTGCCGCCGACCTTGTCGACATCACCCATGCCCAAGTGAGCGAATTCGATTGTGAAGTTCGTCACGCAGTTGCCCTCAGCTGCTGGAAATCTGGCGCTGATTATAAGGATGCATTTTGTAAAAAATACCCGGCAAATTACGGCAAAAATGTAGTTTTTCTACAACAGTTGACTACAAGTTCAGCAACGTTAGCCTGCCGGGAAGCAATAGACGGAAAATCGGAACATGGCGAAAGACAAGCGGACAGCTTTTTTTATCTCGGATGGTACAGGCCTGACGGTGGAGGCCATTGGACACAGCCTGCTTGCCCAGTTCAGGGATCAGCAGGTGGAACAGGTGACCATCCCCTATGTGGACTCTCCTGAGAAGGTGGAGCTGGTCTTGAAACGCATCGAGCAGTCAGCCGCTGAATCCGGCCTGAAGCCGGTGATCATTACCAGTATCGTTTCAGACAAAATCCGCCAACAACTACACCAGAGCTCGGCGCTGATGCTGGATGTCTTTGAGAGCTACCTGACACCTCTGGCGAGCCTTTTCGGCCGTGACCCGGCCCAGAGTGTCAATGTTTCCCACGGGATCGCCGACGATCGCCGCTACAGTGAGCGAATAGAGGCGGTACACTTCGCCATGGATAACGACGATGGTCGGCGGGTGCGCGAGTTTGATCGCGCTGACGTAATCCTCGTCGGCGTTTCACGGTCTGGCAAGACGCCGACGTGCCTTTACCTGGCACTGCAGTTCGGCTTGCGCGCCGCCAACTATCCCATCACCGAAGAGGATATGGACTCCACTACTCTACCCAAGATCCTGCGTCCCTATCGTCACAAGTTGTTCGGTCTCACCATCGACCCCGAGCGCCTGATGAGCATTCGACAGGAGCGGCGGGCGAACAGCCGCTACGCTTCCCTTGAGCAATGCGAGTTCGAAGTTCGGCAAGTAGAGCAGATGCTGCGACGAGCACAGGTGCCCTACCTCAATGCCACCCAGCTCTCAGTGGAGGAACTCGCGACCCGACTCATGTCGCAGGCTGGTATTGAGCGCCGTATCGGTTAAAGTAGCCGCCTTTTTATCCTCCACAGGAGCGCCGCCGGTGAACCGATGCCGGCGGCAGGCGTAAACGAAGCTGGAATGAAATCGCTACAGATCGTATCCCTGCCCTATTCCCTGAATACGCCGGCGGCTTTTCAGGCCATCGCCGACCTGCCGGCACCCGTATGGCTGGACAGCGGCCGGCCATTGGCGCGCGGGGGCCGCTACGACATCATCAGTGCCGACCCGATCAATACCCTTGAGCTTACCGCCGATTCCGAGGCGCCGTTTGCGGCACTGGATGACCTGTGGTGTGAATTGAGCCAAGCAGATAGCGATGCGCAACTACCTTTCTGCGGTGGGGTGATCGGATACGCAGGGTATGAACTGGGGATGGAGGGTAACTTTCTTCCGCCTGACCTGCGTGAAACACCCCTGCCTGCGGGGTTCTTCGGCCTCTACACCTGGGCCCTGATCGTGGATCACCAGCTACAGGCAAGCCACTTGGTATTTCACCCAGCCTCGTCACCGGTTCAAGTAGCGGATCTGGTGGCACGCTTCACGGCCGTGCGCTGGCAAACCGAGCCCAGAGCCGGACGCTTCCGCCTGCTGGAACCCTTTACGCACGAATTATCTGGCGCTGCGTATCAACGCCGCGTAGCCCGGGTGCTGGAATACATCCAGGCCGGTGACATCTATCAGGCAAACTTTACCCAGCGCTTCCGTGCCGGCTACGAGGGGGACCTGTTCCAGGCGTACCTGGCGCTGCGCAGCCGGGTTGCTGGCCCATTCTCCGCCTATCTGGAGATTCCCGATCGTGGCAGTATCCTGAGCCTCTCACCCGAGCGATTCATCTCTGCGGACGGCGCCCATGTACAGACACAGCCGATCAAGGGCACTGCGCGTCGCCAAACCGATCCCGAAAAGGATGCGCAGGTTGCCGCGGCACTTCAGCGCAGCGAGAAAGATCGGGCGGAAAACCTGATGATTGTGGATCTGCTGCGCAATGATCTGGGTAAATGTTGTCAGCGCGGTACCGTTCGCGTCCCCAACCTGTTTGAACTGGCCACTTTTGCCAATGTTCACCACCTGGTCAGCACGATTACCGGCGAGTTGCCGGAGTCGTGTACCTTTGCCGACCTGTTGCAGGCAAGTTTTCCGGGCGGCTCCATCACTGGTGCCCCCAAGCGCCGGGCGATGGAAATCATCCGCGAACTCGAATCCAGTCCGCGCGGCGTCTATTGCGGCAGTATTGGTTACCTGAGCAGCTGCGGGCGTGCCGATACCAATATTGCCATTCGCACTTTTTCGGCTGATGCCCGAAGACTTACTTGTGCCGCCGGTGGCGGCATCGTTGCGGACTCAGTGCCCGCTGCCGAGCATCGGGAATGCCTCGACAAGGTCGGCCTGCTCCTCTCCACGCTGGAGTCTCTCCAATAGCGCTTCCGGTCTCGCACTGCGACCGCTGGCGGTTTTTTGGTTATAAAACTATCCCGCATTGATATTTCACCAGGCCTTGCTCGCTTGGTACCTTGCGCGCAAGGATGGTGGTAATGGTGCCTAACGCCTGTCCACCCTGGCAGTTTGGGAAAGGAAACAATCAATGCGGAT from Microbulbifer aggregans includes these protein-coding regions:
- a CDS encoding L,D-transpeptidase family protein, whose translation is MQVSRLNFQQLYLAGLAFCLLVALAAPNAAANTRGINWFDEHAAANSSGSSQIHIDLSEQRAYFYKGGRLVGVSKVSSGKTGYQTSPGHFRVLSKHPNHRSTIYGSYVDRRTGRVVKADVNTRKDRRPPGTYYRGAKMNYYIRFNGGVGLHASGHVPNYPASHGCVRMPPHMAQKFYRYARVGTPVKVTW
- the ppsA gene encoding phosphoenolpyruvate synthase: MTNFTIEFAHLGMGDVDKVGGKNASLGEMISSLAGAGVHVPGGFATTAEAFRAFLTHEGLEQRIADRLQTLDVEDVTALAAAGQEIRQWILDTPFPDTLEDEIRTGYEALGGGQTAVAVRSSATAEDLPDASFAGQQETFLNIRGIESVLKAVKEVFASLYNDRAIAYRVHTGYAHAGVALSAGIQHMVRSETGAAGVMFTLDTESGFRDVVFITSSYGLGETVVQGAVNPDEFYLYKPALKAGRPAILRRNRGSKAIKMVYDSSGDCGRSVKTVPVPEEDRQRFSLTDAELTSLADQACKIEAHYGRPMDIEWAKDGDSGELFIVQARPETVRSRDQGTSLERFHLRERGEVLCEGRAIGQRIGAGKVRVLDSVEDMAAMQDGEVLVTDMTDPDWEPVLKKASAIVTNRGGRTCHAAIIARELGIPAVVGCGDATDKLESGTPVTVSCAEGDTGFVMAGELNFEREETEVSDMPELPFKIMLNVGNPDRAFAFSHLPNQGVGLARLEFILNRMIGIHPKALLELDSLPDDLQKSIRKRIGGYASADDFIVEKLVEGIATLAAAFAPNRVIVRLSDFKSNEYAHLLGGQLYEPSEENPMLGFRGAARYRSKDFRQCFALECKALKKVRDEMGLTNVEIMVPFVRTPEEAAEVIDLLAENGLRRGEAGLKVIMMCELPSNALLAEEFLQHFDGFSIGSNDLTQLTLGLDRDSGLVADLFDERNPAVKVLLSRAIQACRKAGKYVGICGQGPSDHKDFARWLMDEGIDSVSLNPDTAVDTWLFLANEEV
- a CDS encoding pyruvate, water dikinase regulatory protein, whose product is MAKDKRTAFFISDGTGLTVEAIGHSLLAQFRDQQVEQVTIPYVDSPEKVELVLKRIEQSAAESGLKPVIITSIVSDKIRQQLHQSSALMLDVFESYLTPLASLFGRDPAQSVNVSHGIADDRRYSERIEAVHFAMDNDDGRRVREFDRADVILVGVSRSGKTPTCLYLALQFGLRAANYPITEEDMDSTTLPKILRPYRHKLFGLTIDPERLMSIRQERRANSRYASLEQCEFEVRQVEQMLRRAQVPYLNATQLSVEELATRLMSQAGIERRIG
- the pabB gene encoding aminodeoxychorismate synthase component I, encoding MKSLQIVSLPYSLNTPAAFQAIADLPAPVWLDSGRPLARGGRYDIISADPINTLELTADSEAPFAALDDLWCELSQADSDAQLPFCGGVIGYAGYELGMEGNFLPPDLRETPLPAGFFGLYTWALIVDHQLQASHLVFHPASSPVQVADLVARFTAVRWQTEPRAGRFRLLEPFTHELSGAAYQRRVARVLEYIQAGDIYQANFTQRFRAGYEGDLFQAYLALRSRVAGPFSAYLEIPDRGSILSLSPERFISADGAHVQTQPIKGTARRQTDPEKDAQVAAALQRSEKDRAENLMIVDLLRNDLGKCCQRGTVRVPNLFELATFANVHHLVSTITGELPESCTFADLLQASFPGGSITGAPKRRAMEIIRELESSPRGVYCGSIGYLSSCGRADTNIAIRTFSADARRLTCAAGGGIVADSVPAAEHRECLDKVGLLLSTLESLQ